Proteins encoded by one window of Lathyrus oleraceus cultivar Zhongwan6 chromosome 1, CAAS_Psat_ZW6_1.0, whole genome shotgun sequence:
- the LOC127123820 gene encoding lysine histidine transporter 1, whose amino-acid sequence MATLETEALNHHHRNSSPDRHKTIEEKSERDKRIEEWLPITSKRNAKWWYSAFHNVTAMVGAGVLGLPHAMSQLGWGPGVTILVLSWIITLYTLWQMVEMHEMVPGKRFDRYHELGQHAFGKKLGLYIVVPQQLVVEVATNIVYMVTGGTSLKKFHDSVCPSCKNIKLTYFIMIFASVHFVLSHLPDFNSISGVSLAAAVMSFSYSTISWAASIDKGVQKNVEYGYKSHSTAGTVFDFFNALGTVAFAYAGHNVVLEIQATIPSSPEKPSKVPMWRGVVVAYIVVALCYFPVAFIGYWIFGNDVNGDILISLEKPVWLIAMANMFVVIHVIGSYQIYAMPVFDMIETLLVKKMKFEPTTPLRFIVRNVYVALTMFIAITFPFFDGLLGFFGGFAFAPTTYFLPCIMWLIIYKPRKFGLSWWTNWICIVLGLCLMILSPIGGLRTIIIQAKTYKFYS is encoded by the exons ATGGCAACTTTGGAAACTGAAGCATTAAATCATCATCATCGTAATTCTAGTCCTGATCGTCACAAAACT ATAGAAGAGAAATCAGAGAGGGACAAAAGAATTGAAGAGTGGCTTCCAATTACTTCTAAAAGAAATGCAAAATGGTGGTACTCAGCTTTCCACAATGTCACTGCCATGGTTGGAGCTGGTGTTCTTGGTCTCCCTCATGCCATGTCACAACTTGGATG GGGTCCTGGTGTGACCATACTAGTCCTTTCATGGATCATCACATTGTACACATTGTGGCAGATGGTTGAGATGCATGAAATGGTTCCAGGGAAACGTTTTGATAGATACCATGAATTGGGCCAACATGCATTTGGAAAAAAACTAGGTCTTTATATTGTGGTGCCTCAACAACTTGTGGTAGAAGTTGCGACCAACATTGTTTACATGGTCACCGGAGGAACATCATTGAAAAAATTTCATGATAGTGTGTGTCCAAGTTGCAAAAATATAAAACTGACCTATTTCATTATGATATTTGCGTCTGTTCATTTTGTGCTGTCTCATCTCCCTGATTTCAACTCCATTTCTGGTGTCTCATTGGCTGCAGCAGTCATGTCTTTCAG TTACTCTACGATTTCTTGGGCCGCAAGTATAGATAAAGGAGTTCAAAAAAATGTAGAATATGGATACAAGTCACATAGTACAGCAGGAACAGTGTTTGATTTCTTTAACGCACTTGGTACTGTTGCTTTTGCTTATGCTGGACACAATGTGGTGTTGGAAATCCAAGCAACAATTCCATCATCACCTGAAAAACCATCCAAGGTTCCAATGTGGAGAGGAGTTGTTGTTGCCTATATTGTTGTGGCTTTATGCTACTTTCCAGTTGCTTTTATTGGTTATTGGATATTTGGAAATGACGTCAATGGTGATATTCTCATCTCTTTGGAGAAACCAGTTTGGCTTATTGCAATGGCGAATATGTTTGTTGTTATTCATGTAATTGGAAGTTATCAG ATTTATGCTATGCCAGTGTTTGATATGATTGAAACTTTATTGGtgaagaaaatgaaatttgagCCAACTACACCGCTTCGATTTATCGTGCGTAATGTGTATGTTG caCTCACAATGTTCATTGCAATTACATTTCCTTTTTTCGACGGTCTTCTAGGATTTTTCGGAGGATTTGCTTTTGCTCCAACAACATATTTT CTTCCTTGTATCATGTGGCTCATAATCTACAAACCAAGGAAATTTGGCTTGTCATGGTGGACTAATTGG ATATGCATTGTGCTTGGTCTATGTTTAATGATTTTATCACCTATTGGTGGATTGAGGACAATCATAATTCAAGCTAAGACTTATAAGTTTTACTCATAA